cgctcacgatctcagttgtctcgtgacgtaaaccctcaattataaaaaaaaaaaaaaaaaaaaaaaatagctgggccaaaatgatatcattccctAGAGTAACAGTCTAGTAATTGATTGCGATCAACATATTCGACAAACTTGCTGCaattttccagatccctgcgtaTGAAAGTAACTgttttgtcgtttgctagcatgttctgcacgctggcgccgACTACATCACTTCCTTAGAGCGCGTACCATAGAGCGCGCtaggaaagcaaaacaaagaaaaatattttCCGACGGTGCCGCCATCCCTCGCAGGAAGCGAACGTAACGGgatcgcatgagtccgccttaaaaaaaaattaaatgtgGTAAAAGGACCCATCGCTGATTGGTTGGCATGCATGCTGGAATCCCTGCCAGCAGTGAAGTAGCTCGTGATAATATACGCTGTTGTGAGAACTTGGGGATTCAGCGGGCAGCTCCTACTCACTGACCTGTCCCAGCGCCACCTAGACATGGCAGAAGGCTCGGTGAATGctccctctcactccttcgccgCGTGGACACAGAGTGGCGATGTCGTCTGTTTCAGCCAATCCCCGTAGACAATTTGAAATATGCAGACTTCCTGCGGCTGCCAGTGGCTGCTCATGCGGCTGACTGCGGCTCGTCTCATTGGCTGCAGCTGACGAAGAcacgtcgtgattggcggactcttaatgACTACGCTACGTCGTttaagcgatcaggctttgtttactctaggtggcgttgccagCCCACAGGTGTGTATGCACGAAAAGAAGGGTATACGCTCTGACTCCTCCCAGGTGCTCCTAGCTATCGGCAGAGTACCGTGCACCAAGGGCATGGGCCTGGAGAACATAGGAATGAAGGTGAACCCCAAGAACGGCAAGATTCCCGTGGTTAACGAACAGACGAACATCCCCCACATTTACGCCGTGGGCGATATACTGGATGGCTTCCCGGAGCTCACCCCTGTCGCGATCCAGGCTGGAATGCTGTTGGCACGAAGACTCTACGATAACAGCACCATTCAGGTTAGTTACGCTTTACTCTTTGCGGCAGAACCGTGAGTGCCACATATTACGATATATCGGATACAACGATCGTCTACTTTTCCGCATCTCACGGTGGTCTCTCGGATGCATACTGCTGAGCAGTGCGTCTGGCCATAGCCAGATGATACCCAGGGATATTGAAAGCAAAAGTGCGTTGGAGAACGTACCGTGTCTCGTCCTTGTGCTCCGTGTCTCgggttttttctttattttgtgtcAAATTCTTGTTCAGTTGAGTCAATTTGCGTTGTATGGTAAGTTGACGAGCTGTATGATGAGATGCAAATGGTAACACCGGGTATTGTGACTCAGGTTCTATGTCAACAGCAACAGTCCTTTCCTGTTTTTGTTCTGTAAAGCAAACTGGTGTGTAGAATTGATTTCGTCCTTCGAGCATTATCTCTTAACGATAACGTTCTTCCTAGTGTGACTACACCAACGTACCGACTACCGTGTTTACTCCCATTGAGTACGGATGCGTCGGCCTCTCTGAAGAAAAGGCTCTTTCAAAGTACGGGGAAGCGAACATCGAGGTAGGCGTTCTCATGATTTCACTCTCCTTTTGTCACGTGATAAGCTGGTGCAACTTCGCTTCCAGGTGTTCCACTCCAATTTCACTCCTTTAGAATGGACAGTGCCAAAGCGGGGCCAGAATGCTGGTTACGTCAAAGTTATCTGCGTCTTGTCGGAGAATGTAAGAAACTACTACTGACTTTTAGCGTCCACTGAAAAGTAATTTATCGCGACGATTTCGTCGATGTCCTATCAGCCTCTAGTTTGTCGTCTTCAAAGTACAGTGAATCCTTGTTAGTATGAGCCCGATAGGATGACATGCTCGCTGTATGATCGTTTTAGTGAACCCTGGTTAGTATATGACCCCGATAATATGGCATGCTCCCTTTATAAACGCTTTGTGAACCCTGGTTAGTATGACCCCGATAATGACACGCTCGCTTTATGACCATTTTAGCGAACCCTCCTTGTATGACTTCGAGAATGACACTCTCTCTTTATGACCGTTTTAGTGAACCCTGGTTAGTATGACCCCGATAATATGTCACGCTCGCGTTATGACCGTTTTAGTGAACCCTTGTTAGTATGACCCTGATAATATGACACGCTGGCTTTTTGACagtttttcttgggaaccgttcTGCTGCCACGTACATGCACCTTGTACGACTTGTACGCATGTTCGACAATGACAGAGATTTTTCTCACAAGTAGGGTCAGATACGGGTATTCTTTTCTCGTTATTGTGACCGCGAGACATGACCCTCAGAGCAACCCAGCGAAGTGGCCACCGCAGGCAGGGGGTGACACGCGTTAAACCAAGCTTCGGGATGACTCCTGACGCTGTTGACTTCGGTTGATCGTTGTTCTGCGTAGCGGTCTGCACCGTCAGCGAAGGGTGCCTTCCTCGTTAGTACAACAATTCGCTTTGTGACCAAAAATCCGCGGCAACGGTAGTAGTCATATTAACGAGCGTGCACTGTGCCACCATGGGATAATAAAATTAATGTAATTGCTTTTATTTCGTATTTTAAATCATCCGCGGTGAATGACTCGGTGCGCAAAATATAAATTACGTCAGTGAAGGTGACGGCTTTCGTGAATTTTCCAAAGCACCATAAACTAGTGGTTTCGGATCTTCCAAATACGGTGACTTCATCGGGAGCTCTTTAGACTTTAGGGAAAGAGGACCGTTGAGGAACAATGTAGCCAGACGGGTTGCAGATTGCGCACACACTGACGTCATACTGCTCAAAAATAGAAATTAATTTCATTAATTTTCGGGGAGTACGATGTAAGACACGTGAACTGTGACGACAAAGATGACGCGACATTTTCAACCTGAACGACATAACGACCTGCAAGAGGATATGTTATAACATTCGTTCTATCGGTACTTTGTGGCAAGATGTGCCAAAACTGAACTCTCTTTCGTCGGTGCCCCCCGCAGAGCAAAATAGTGGGCTTCCACTATTTGGGACCAAATGCAGGCGAAGTGACTCAGGCCTTCGCCACCGCCATGAAGCTGGGCGTTACAAAGGCAGACATCGACGCAACCATCGGCATCCACCCCACGTGTGCTGAAGTGAGCCTCATTTTGACCTTACTGTGATATGTGCGCGAGATTATATAGTAACCCCCTGaaagcgattccgaaactaatCGCAAAAGCGAAGAAACAGAAGATAGGCGTAATGTGATCATTGCCCTATTTTGTTTCACAAACTGAGCAATGATCACATCATGCATGTCTTTTTGCTTCGTTGTTGCGATTGGTTTCAGTAACCCGCTTACAACGATTCCGAAACCAACCGCAACAACGAAGAAAAATAAGATACGCGCAATGTGATCATTGCCCCGTTTGTGAAACTGACGTCATATTCTTTGTTTCACGAACTGGGCAGTGATCACGCATGTATTTTTCCTCGTTATTGTGATTGGTTTCGGGTAACCCGTCTATAACGATTCCGGAACCAATCGCAACAACGAAGTAAAAGAAGACAGGCGTAATGTGAATCATCGCCCAGTTTGTGGAACAAAGAATATGACGTTAGCATCCTACCCTTAAGAAAATGCTGAATCTCACACGTCCCTGAACTCTCCCTCAAGATTGTTACTCTGTCCCTCATAATGTAAAGCAACGAATCGCGGACAGCGTGCGGGTGCAGATACTAGTGAGTTTTAgggcatcgtacgctatcgcatttgcgtacaTAGAAGATAGCGtacaatgtactaaaactctctctACTGTCCATCTTACCGCGCTCTATGGTGCCCGCGACGCGGCGGCTCCATCAGACCGTACGCGACCGAGCATCTGTCGCGAAGACAGAGACGTATCGTTATAAGTGGAGTCGTCGCTATAACcgatctttattttcatcctaGGTCGCCACAACGCTGAGCATCACCAAGCGCTCGGGAGCCAGCACTAAGCAGAAGGGTTGCTGAGGTTAAATCCTGTTCCCGAGGCCCCCGCACCCACCTGTCACCGCACTAACGCGCACTCACACTGTCCGTGAACGTTGATGTGGCACTCAACGAGAGTCCATGGTGCGACAGACCAGCGCAGTGCTCGTGACAGCTCTCTTCACCTCACTACTAGAGTACGACGGTGCGGGAGGCCTCGAGGCAACAGGAAATACCTCATTCACTCACCAGGGGAACAGCATTTGGCGAATGCACGTCTTTATGTGCATCGTATGACAGCTGCATTGCTCAACCTTCCAGAGGCGCAACCAGCTCGATGTCGTCTTTGCTGAACTCCACCCTAGAGTCTGTTTTTTTTAGACACTCGCCGTTTATCGTGGTGTCTTCGAACGTTCGTTTTTACGCCTTATAATAAAGTCTATTTATTTAAGAGAACGAGAAAGACGTTGTGGTCGTTGTTCAATCGCCTCTTGCATAGTGGGACGATAGTGCGCTTAGAAAACTACAGATGTAAATTCCTAGTGCTCGCAAACCGCGGAACGCCCTGGGACACGAATATTGAACCAGAAACATCGCCTTGGCTTCATTTCATGTGTCGAGCAGGGCCGGACAGGCCATAGACCTTACCGAGAAAGTTCCTGATGGATCGCCACGGTTTGACAGGCGTACGGGCTGCCATGAAAGAAGTCTTCTCTGATTTTTCGTTGTAGTCCGCCCCCTGGTGTCTAACACCCTTGCATTGCAAGAGAATCCCCCACTGTCGGGACTCCGTGAGGCGAGAGCCTATGGTAATCGGTACAGAGAGTAATAGCTTGCGTGCTGTATGTGATACGGCTTTCACAATATCTAAACTGCAATTCCCACTGGTACTGGTTGCGCAACTTAGGTATGCTCGTAGGTCGCCATCGGAGAAATGACGTGCAGAGCTCTTGGAACTATAGTTGAAAGGAAACGCTGAGCTTGGAGGTGGGAGGATGTAAAATACTGGTGGCTCTCGCTGTGtagacctttttctttttttgcctagTTCCTACCTATGGGATTTCCCGGTTTCTGATGTACCGTATACGGAAAGCAGACTGGTGTACCGAAGTGGGAAGGAAGAGATACGGgatgacgtttcgagcgaaagCTCTTCTTCGTATGTGTGGGGGGCAGAATAGTTCTGTCCCACACACATCCGAAGAGCTTTCGCTCGAAATGCCATCCCTTATTCTTTCCACTTCACTTTggcacaccagtctttctattttctgtgttttgTGTACCTGGCAGCCATTTGGATTTTCCGATGTCACGAGGCCAGGCGAAGGTATACGTGACCAAGAAAAACGATCCTGTCATCTCACGATGGTATAAGCAAATTCCTCCAGTAAAAACTCGACTTTCACGTTGCTGCTACTATAGTCTGTCGCACGCCGCATGCATGCACCACCAATCGCGCGCTGTTCTGCCATGGCACTGCGATCACGAAAGGTGACCTCACAGCCATGTAGCAAGCTTCGCCGAGCCGTGGATGAGCTGGTCGCGGCCCATAAGGTCGTTATCTTCGGCCGATCCGGTGACCAGTCGTTTGAAAAGGTGAGCCTCCGTCTTTTGAAGATAGCGGTGTACCCAGAGAATGAGTTCAAACCTCATCCTCCAGAAATCGTGCCtgtggtagtgcatttgggagagggaagcacGGGAGAAATCCTCCCCATGTAAAGTCATCAAAGAACCCCTCCAAACACATTTTTCTCGCTACGCCATTGTTTGAAGACAAAGGGTATATATCTGTTAGGACATTATCCTTCAAGCCAATGTGATTGGGAATTCCCCAGAGGAAGGCTAAAAACGGAAAGTCATCGCCAATGTTCCCCCacccccttcctgctgtcctctctccatctgtccacctctgtacTCCACTCATAGTTGTAGCCCAAAGCAGCACCGTAGCGCTAACGCGGAGTTTTTATAAAAAGTTGCTGCTTTTCTAAGTAGCCCGGGTAGTGTAGTAGGAAATTAGACACTCTTAGGACACAGAAGGAAAAATGCCGCGGTGCAGTGTTGTAAGTATATCGTGTTGGTAGAGCAAGAAAAAGTACCAGGAGTGGGGGgttcagtggtttatccagaattccAAGGGGGTGGTCATTGTAATAgctacgtcattacagcttaatatatcattaccgacatgtgtccaaagctgaaatcgcaagggcacgccctgtagggggtacagaggtgaaaaagttaggggatGTAACCGAACATTTGGGGTGGGAGGTGTAGGGGGGTCGAATCCATACGCCAATTTCGGTCAGAGATTCTACCAGTCACACCACAACCACAACCATGCCAGCTACCCTCTCATCAAGCGACACACATTCGCCCTCAACAGATTCTCGGTTACATCGTTGCTATGTACAGGGTGCGCACCCAACGACGTAGAGATACATAGAGCGCACAACCGCACGGCGTTTCCCCTGGACCTTTGAAGCTTCAAGGACCCCTGTTGCACTCCTTCCTCCTTGCACTCCAGTTGCATACTTTGACTAAAGAATGCTAGTCGAATTCCATTCAAATTACCATTCCACCTTTAGTCACTGGAACTCACCTATTTGGCAACATGCACATGAAACTGAACATTTTCTTCTGTTGCCCTTGCTCTCTGTGGACAGGCTCAAGAAATTTTCGCGAACTTGAAAGAGGACTTCCTGCCAATCGAACTCGACAACGAAGGTATAGAAGCTGTCCAGCTACGTTTATCAGATCGCATAAACATTCACCTCGTCGTTCCGGACAGAACACACAGACGGTCTGAGAAACGCCTTGTTCCAGAAGACGCTCCAGAACAGCGTACCTCAGGTCTTTGTGAGCGGTCAACTTTTAGGCGGAACCGAGAACGTAGAAAACGCACTTGAGACTGGTGTCCTCCAACAACTGCTATCGATGGGTAGCAGACAAGAGCTCAACTATGAGTACGATCTCGTCGTCGTCGGTGGAGGACCTGGAGGAGTGGCTGCTGCCAAGGTATTGCACTTTCGGAAACGGAATTCTTAAGTTTATGGAATTTTTGGGTTGGCACAAACTGTACATGGAACCCTGTGTAGGTGAACCTGATCGTAATGTCTTCTGATCCAACGCAGGAGGCCGCGAAACTTGGCAAGAAGGTAGCTCTGTGCGATATATCGGAGCCATCGACTATGGGAACCACATGGGGTATGATCCCACGTACCCTTTTTATTCTAAACATTGGCTTGACTCTATATATGCCACACTGAAAGCTGCCAGAGCTGTACATAGCAGGAAGCACAGAGAACTTTGACTATGATGCGCGGAATCTGTATACTTATCGTGCAATGTTCTCAAGGAGCTGTCGGCCTACTCCTCACATGCAAAATgttcgaaaaaataaaaaacgggCCATGTTTGAAGCCAGTGTGGCAATATCTTTCCAACAAGACCAGAGCAAAGTTTTTGGGCATGTGAGATTGGATCAGTGTGGTTCCTGAACAAATGACAATTTGTAGCCTTCTGCCGATGAGGAGTAACAACCGGAACTGGTGTACTTAAAAAGGGGGAAACCATATACTTAACGTTTCGAACTGAcgctcttcatcagaaaaaggGGGCAACAGGAAACTAGTGCAGGAGGATGTTAAACataggttcaggttcaggttcgcctAATCCCTTTTACAACAGGGCAGACATCCATAAAAAGAGTCACAGGCGACTGCAACATACTGCAACATACTGCAAAGCCCGCTAGGGGGCTGCACGTGAACGTGTTAACTAGGGCAGCATAATGCACTAGGGCAGTCGTTCTGCCGATGAGCCATATCTCCTATTTCTATGCGCtatgctatacagggtgttcaaaattaagctttcactagcactttataaataggcgaacaaaagaaaactggtgcaactttttctgttccttgagtaagaaacagacataattagcagcacctgtttcttaacaagtagcgtaaagttatccggtttcctgtcatcgctgtgcttgcatagcgctcgtgaaagcttaattttgaacaccctgtatgtaagaAATAACGTCTAATTTCAGGGCATACTGGCACCTGTGTCACTGTCGGCTTCATTAACCATAACAACGTTAGACAAGCCCGCATGTGCAGTAAGTATAATCCTACTTATGTGAGTTTGGTACGTACGTTAACTTATACTATGTGCATCATTGCAGCTGAACTGGTCAAAAGGCGTCGACTTTCTTCACAGTCTCACAGCCGCGATGGTAAATTGAACTATGCCGTCTaactttaaattatttttgcACTTCATCCCAGTTCACCTCAGCTGGGCCTCCATGGCTGACAAACTTAGCCGACAAGTAGATTCGCTGAACCAAAGGTGTGTGGAACAGCTCAAGCAGACCGTTTCCTACTTCAACGGCGCCACAGAGTTCATTGATCCACACACTGTCAAGGTCTGTCCTCGTATGCACGCTTGAGATACATATCCTGTACAGCGTGGCGCATATTTTCTTAAACACGCAGGTGCACACCGCGTGTGCAGCGTCGAAGATACTGACGGCCAAGTACTTCATCCTGGCCACAGGCACGCAACCAAAGTGTCTCCAAATCGGTGTCAGCGAGGACATACCAGCTGGTTCTTGCGTGTCCAGGTTGTTGCCTTTCCTTTTCACATGAGTAACCATTGAGTAGGCCAATAAACCTctgcccgagaaacgtcatcatgacgttggtagacagacgaACTGAAAACAGATCGGAaaaggagggctgggttccacgaacgggcacttgttcgctgcctcctattgaaagaaaagtaggaccacggtcccttgatagctttcaagggaccgtggtaggaccaaaggtcgcgtccctttcagggaccatcgaaATCCCGTCAAAacagtggctttcgggcgcgacctcgtTCGCCCCCATAGCTTCCAGCGtaattcaactctaccaaattggtggcgctgccgaacactatgacatcatttgtttacaaacagggagaggtctattgagtaACTCAGCTTGGTGTGCCCTGCACGAGCCACATTCCCACCATTGCTTATGAAGCCAAGAGGCTTCATGAGGCATTGCCTTTGAGGCCTAGTTGTTGAGGCATAGTTCAGGACATTCTCTATATTACTTCCGGCATGCCCATCTGCGTAGTATCCTTAGTTATGAGTGAAATACCCTCAATGCCTGCCCCTGAGATACCATATCAGCAAAATCACGTCATCGCAGACTATGGCGCGGACGGGACCAGAAGCGTTGTCGCGTGCTGTTACTGGCACTAGGTGGGACTTTGTTCAAGGCGTTCCCACGCCTCCCAGGCCacgggcgttcccaggatttttcccAAGGGGGCCTTGCATGGCCCCCCTTGCCGCCTTTCGGTACGCCCATACGATTCCGGTGATATCTAGCGTTTGTCGTCCGAGCCACGAGAACATTCATTCTGGAGTGTGCTGTCTAGATGCTCTGTACCGCTGACTGAGCGGCAGTGGACATATGGAAGCAACAATTACCGAGGTCTAGAATGGGTTCATTTTTCTTTTAGCGATGATCTGATGTCGTTGCCCTACGCTCCTGTAAAGGCACTGGTCGTAGGGGATTCTTACTCATCTTTGGAATGGACAGCATTCCTGTGCACGTTGGGCTCGGTGGTCACACTGACCGTGGATCACATGATTTTTCCTGGACTGGATCGCGACGTTTGTGACGAATGTATTAAATTCTTGGAAGAGGATGGGCTTCGCTATTTGCAGCCATGCACTGTTCGAAAGGTAATGTACGCTATTGTAAGAACGTGTCCAAGAGACAAAGGTGTTTAACGATTTAATAAAGTGGATCTGCGCCAAGACACGGTATGCATACGCTGCTTGACAGGCACGAAAGCTGGAAGAAGGGTTTCCAGGAACCGTGCGCGTCACAGTCGATCATGGTGGGCTGGAATTTACTGAAGACTTCAGTACGGTACAGTAATACAACTCttatttaaaggggcactaaaacgcAAAGACGAACTAAAGACGGAGGTTGCTCCGTTGCGCCGTTCGTGATTTATTcccgaaagaaaccgcaatttacacCTTTCCCTCTCTGTCTAATCAACGCGGGAAATCGTTTGCAGAGACCAGTGGGAGACCGCCCCTAACGGAGAGCGCAAACCCAGGTTTCCTTTTGCATTGCTATCTATAACTTCATCTCTCATTTCACGAGGAAAAATGCTCGTGGCACACGCTCCATGACATGTATTTTCTGAAAGATTCCAGCCTTGCCCTTCTTGTAGGTTGTCGTGCCAGCCCTGCAAGGACCATACACGGAGGACCTGCATCTGGAGAAGGCCGGCATTGGGATGCGCAACGGGAAAATCCGCACCGATCATGAACGCACCGACGTGGCGCACATCTTCGCCATAGGGGAGAGGTTCCTGGAAGGAAACTGCGCGTACGTGGCTCCGGTGTGCATAGACGCAGGAGTTCTCCTAGCCAGAAGACTCTTCACCAACGACCAGGTTTTCGTAAGTGCCACATCCTGATACGCGCAGAGATGGAATTATTTTTGAGCGGCATGATAGGACTGCGAAAGTTTGACGCGTTTTTGTTTGGACAGTGCGACTACAGCAACATGCCCCCGTCGGTGTTCATGGCGTTGGACTACGGGTGTTTCGGCTACAGCGAGCAAGAAGCCGAGAAGAAATTTGGTCGTGACAAAGTAAATGTTAGTATTTTTGTTATTAATGGCGCATTAGAGTCCTTGGTACGCAAGAATCGTgacgtggtctgtctgtaggcgcggcgcgcatgcgcggtgagtggagagggaaggaaggaaagaaggcGCGTGAAAAACGCGCGACACTGCGCACCGGcaagtgcagctgtggtggacGACAGGTTGAGATATGTCAGCGTGGTGGCGctatgggttatgaaagctgtgcgtagGAGCACCGGCGAAAGAAGGCAGAGGCTGcgcggcgccgccaagctgagtctgaggaagcccgaaaggctagtttggctgcgaatgctgtcttgcgttagcgttgtgtagggtcgcgTGAAGGTGTAACGTTTGTGACGGTATGTGTAGcattgtgaaggggagttccaaAGGAGTTTGTTTtaacgctaacgcatttccgtcagacccaccaatggatcgaccatgTTTTTATCGTGGATTTAACGGAGGAATACATTCAGCTAGTTGGTGATCATTGTACGATACCAAAGTGACAGTATGGTGTATataccactgtcctccattTCCCAGGTGTACCAGGCGCGCTTCAGCTCGTTGAAATGGGCAGACCATTGCAGCAAGGCGTCTTCGTGTCTCGCGAAGCTGGTATGCGTCTCGCCCCAGGTGAGCCGTTCTCACATTGTATAATGGACGTGCCCagaaagaccccccccccccctggagctTCAAAGTCACATGGGTCACGGGTTCCACATGCAATGATGACTGCCCACTGGGTCGGCATCGttgatcagaaaaaaaaaaaaaaaaaaaaaaccttcgtCACGATTTGCCTGTCATAAGCGCTCAATAACCTAAGCCAGAGCTCACTGGTTTTCAAGGTTCTTCTACTTCTTTCGATCCTGGCGGAGACGACGTCACGAAAGTTGGCTGTGTGATATCAAAGTAATGAAAATTAAAAATGTATTAGGGCTCGTGCAAGGCTCGTGGAATAAAGTCAGTTTTGGATTGGGATAACGACCAGTCTGGATGCGACGTACGTGATCTTCGGGACGAGACACAACAGGCTGTTTATATTACCGTTTGCGTTTCTAACCTCCACGTTATACGGTCTTGAATATGGTGTATGTCGTCCCAATTTCTTTGTCTGATAATAATTCACGTAATGACTGTATTTTTCGACTGAACAAGCTGTTTCTGTATCATTTCGTGAGTATGAGCAGACTCAGACATTCAGCAAGTGGATAAGCAAGAAAGACAAATTTGTACAATTGTGGACCTTGATAAAAATCATTCAGCATCCTTCGAAGCACCCATGGTTTTTACAGTTGATGCAACGTGTCCTCAGCTTCACGTGTCCTTTTATACTGGCTCTGTCTCACACAGAATCGTATAATTGGATTCCACTATATCGGGCCGGACACTGCCGATGTGGTCCAAGGATTCGCACAGGAAGTCAAACTCAATCCAATGAAGAAGTACATCAGTTCGGTCACTCACGCAAATCCCATCTGCGCAGAGGTGAGGATTACTCCCTTCATTGAACAATCACTCATGTGGCTATGTCTCTTGTCTTTAAAGATTGTCACCAACTTGAAGGAGCGCAAGAGGACACCGAGCAAAGACGTCATCTGAGCATACATTTCGCTCGTGATGTCCAACGTGTTCACGATTATATAAAATTACAATATATTGGCAATAGGAATATATTTTTGCACGCATAACCGTTATCACCTAGTTGCGTGATATGCTTCCGAGCATTAAATTATTAACTTTCCTTGCAGTGTACTATGTTTTCTGGTACCCATCCATGGTGTTCACCCGGATCGATGTTGAATGTGGTTATTGGAAGAGAAAATCATAAGCTAGCGACAGTATGACTGCTCTTAGCGCACGAAACTACTCGCGAGACTTGTCAGTCAGTTTTGTAATGATGTAATACATCTGAACTGTAGGCTACATCATGACTCATATCGTCCTGTATGTGTGTTCGTAATATTGTATAGCGCAGTGCATTTTTCATCTTCATTAGACTTTCACACACTGCACGTAGACGAACTGCACACGGGGTGAAAAAAGGGGTAACGAGTTAAGTCTAGCAATAAATTGAAACGTGAAACGAAAGAAAGGAGAATGAAAGACAGAGAGAAACTGCAAATGGTGCGGGAAACCGTATGTGTAGGTCTTCCAGAAGAGAACGAGATTATTTTCCGTTTAATATTGGGGGGCGTCACAGTTGTCGGGAACGAAACGACACGCTCTCTTTCTGGAGTTCCGACAAGTGCATTTGACATCTGTAGCCACCATGAAAATGTCAAGGATGCGTAAAGTGTAGTACAGCGTAAGTTTCGGTTTTATTTTCGAAAACGTGCTGTGCAATGCGCAGCACGCGTATCTAGTAAATCTTATTCAGATTATATGTATAACAAGTTTGAGGAAAAAC
This portion of the Ornithodoros turicata isolate Travis chromosome 3, ASM3712646v1, whole genome shotgun sequence genome encodes:
- the LOC135388080 gene encoding thioredoxin reductase 1, cytoplasmic-like isoform X1; translated protein: MHAPPIARCSAMALRSRKVTSQPCSKLRRAVDELVAAHKVVIFGRSGDQSFEKAQEIFANLKEDFLPIELDNEEHTDGLRNALFQKTLQNSVPQVFVSGQLLGGTENVENALETGVLQQLLSMGSRQELNYEYDLVVVGGGPGGVAAAKEAAKLGKKVALCDISEPSTMGTTWGHTGTCVTVGFINHNNVRQARMCTELVKRRRLSSQSHSRDVHLSWASMADKLSRQVDSLNQRCVEQLKQTVSYFNGATEFIDPHTVKVHTACAASKILTAKYFILATGTQPKCLQIGVSEDIPAGSCVSSDDLMSLPYAPVKALVVGDSYSSLEWTAFLCTLGSVVTLTVDHMIFPGLDRDVCDECIKFLEEDGLRYLQPCTVRKARKLEEGFPGTVRVTVDHGGLEFTEDFSTVVVPALQGPYTEDLHLEKAGIGMRNGKIRTDHERTDVAHIFAIGERFLEGNCAYVAPVCIDAGVLLARRLFTNDQVFCDYSNMPPSVFMALDYGCFGYSEQEAEKKFGRDKVNVYQARFSSLKWADHCSKASSCLAKLVCVSPQNRIIGFHYIGPDTADVVQGFAQEVKLNPMKKYISSVTHANPICAEIVTNLKERKRTPSKDVI
- the LOC135388080 gene encoding thioredoxin reductase 1, cytoplasmic-like isoform X2; translated protein: MGSRQELNYEYDLVVVGGGPGGVAAAKEAAKLGKKVALCDISEPSTMGTTWGHTGTCVTVGFINHNNVRQARMCTELVKRRRLSSQSHSRDVHLSWASMADKLSRQVDSLNQRCVEQLKQTVSYFNGATEFIDPHTVKVHTACAASKILTAKYFILATGTQPKCLQIGVSEDIPAGSCVSSDDLMSLPYAPVKALVVGDSYSSLEWTAFLCTLGSVVTLTVDHMIFPGLDRDVCDECIKFLEEDGLRYLQPCTVRKARKLEEGFPGTVRVTVDHGGLEFTEDFSTVVVPALQGPYTEDLHLEKAGIGMRNGKIRTDHERTDVAHIFAIGERFLEGNCAYVAPVCIDAGVLLARRLFTNDQVFCDYSNMPPSVFMALDYGCFGYSEQEAEKKFGRDKVNVYQARFSSLKWADHCSKASSCLAKLVCVSPQNRIIGFHYIGPDTADVVQGFAQEVKLNPMKKYISSVTHANPICAEIVTNLKERKRTPSKDVI